The genomic interval TCATGCTCTCCGATGTGGTGAATACCGAAATCGGAAAATCCTACACCACCATCAACCGTCGCGATGGAATGCGCACCATCACCCTTACCGCCGATGTGCGTCCCAAATCCAAAGCGGGCGAAGTGATGACCAAACTGGACAACGATTATTTCCCGAAACTGCAGAATCAGTTCCCCGGGCTGGATTACAGTTATGAAGGCCGCACCGCCGATCAGCGCGACAGCTTTGGCAGCATGGCCATCACGATTCCGCTCGTTCTGCTTGCCATCTACGCCCTGCTCGCCATTCCGTTTAGAAGTTACTCCCAGCCGCTTATCGTGATGGTTTCCATCCCGTTCGGCATCATCGGCGCCGTTCTCGGACATCTGATGCTCGGTTATGAAATGACGATGATGGGGGTCATCGGTATGCTCGCGCTCTCGGGCGTGGTGGTCAACGATGCCTTGGTACTGATCAGCTTTGCTAACGAACGCAGACAGCATCACGACACCACACACGATGCCGTAGTTTCGGCCGGCATCCAGCGCTTCCGTCCGATTCTGCTGACCACTCTCACCACTTTCGGCGGATTGGCCCCGATGATTCTCGAAACTTCACGGCAGGCTAAATTCCTGATTCCGATGGCCATCTCGCTCGGCTTCGGTATCCTCTTCGCAACCTTCATCGCACTGTTGATTGTACCCTGTCTCTATATGGTGATCGACGACTGCGGTTCACTTAGACGCAGATTAACGGGCGCCTCATGAGCAAACTTCTCGAAGGATCTGTTGCAGGACATATGACCCGGCTCGCCCTCCCCGGTGTAGCCGGGGCTTTTGCAATGATGGTGTTCAACCTCACGGACACCTATTTTGTTTCCCGCCTGGGCACTGAAGAACTCGCAGCCATGGGCTTTACTTTTGCGGTGGTCATGATCGTCGGAGCCCTGGCCATCGGCTTTTCAGCCGGTGCCGCCTCGATTATTTCACGCGCACTCGGCGCAAAAAATATACCGCTCGCACGCCGGACAACCGCCGACGGACTGGTGCTGACCATCCTCGGTACGGTATTCGTCAGCCTGCTGGGCTATTTCACCATCACCCCGCTCTTCTCCATGCTCGGTGCTGAAGGTCACGTGCTTGAACTGGTGCGCGGCTACATGCAGATCTGGTATATCGGTGCCGTCTTCGCCATCCTTCCACCCGTCTCAGACGGATGCCTCCGCGCCGCCGGTGATATGGTACGGCCGGTAATCGTTATGATCGCCTGCGCTGCTCTCAACGTTATCCTCGACCCGATTTTCATTTTCGGCTGGGGTCCTATTCCGGAGCTCGGCATAAAAGGTGCTGCCCTGGCCACCGTAATCTCCCGCGGTCTGGGCGCATCCGCCTCCCTGCTCATCCTGCATTTCAAGCACCGTCTCATCGACTGGAGCCGACCTCATCTGCGGCAGGCGCTCAACTCCTGGAAAGCGATTATCCAGCTGGGGATTCCCGCAGCCCTCACCCAGGCACTCACACCGGTTGCCCAGGGCTTCTACATCCGCCTGGCGGCCGGAGTCGGCGGCGTAAAGGCCGTGGCCGCCATGGCCACCGGCACCCGTGTCGAAACCATTGTGTTCATCATCTCCATGGCCTACTCCATGGCCATCGTCCCCTTTGTCGGGCAGAACTTCGGGGCCAACGCGCATGACCGCGTCCAGGACGCCCGTCGACTCAGCACCCGCTTTGCCGTT from Verrucomicrobia bacterium S94 carries:
- a CDS encoding MATE family efflux transporter → MSKLLEGSVAGHMTRLALPGVAGAFAMMVFNLTDTYFVSRLGTEELAAMGFTFAVVMIVGALAIGFSAGAASIISRALGAKNIPLARRTTADGLVLTILGTVFVSLLGYFTITPLFSMLGAEGHVLELVRGYMQIWYIGAVFAILPPVSDGCLRAAGDMVRPVIVMIACAALNVILDPIFIFGWGPIPELGIKGAALATVISRGLGASASLLILHFKHRLIDWSRPHLRQALNSWKAIIQLGIPAALTQALTPVAQGFYIRLAAGVGGVKAVAAMATGTRVETIVFIISMAYSMAIVPFVGQNFGANAHDRVQDARRLSTRFAVMYSGITFLLLIVGARWVTGRFSNDPTVLQLSITYLFIAALGHAGLHTTTWLSQILNVIGKPRPVMEVNLTRVFILIMPLCFLGSRYFGFTGLVAGLALANLLSGTHAYFTTRAQLKTSSCPEFVPR